A region from the Rosa rugosa chromosome 6, drRosRugo1.1, whole genome shotgun sequence genome encodes:
- the LOC133716193 gene encoding UDP-glucuronate:xylan alpha-glucuronosyltransferase 2-like has translation MIEGLGFQKMSKIASSKALVIRVNLVFLALFFVVYAALLLQPAATIYYQNAAVSLIRCSFRDCHQNGKVVDGVKMMKQVVKETKEEYIATQHEGLNTSTKMEVPSFLEGIILKGIKIGMVNMEEDDVREWKRFGQVIPIHFDRVSELFKWEDLFPEWIDEEEETDVPFCPEIPMPEYQIYDKMNLVVAKLPCKYPEEGWNREVFRLQVHLIAANLAVNRCTSLLGLTKEKGITGN, from the exons ATGATTGAAGGACTTGGTTTCCAGAAGATGTCGAAGATCGCTTCTTCGAAGGCTTTGGTCATCCGAGTCAACCTGGTTTTCCTTGCTCTCTTTTTTGTTGTTTACGCTGCTCTTCTTCTCCAGCCGGCTGCCACTATCTATTACCAGAACGCAGCAGTATCTCTGATTAGGTGCTCATTTCGCGACTGCCATCAGAACGGTAAG GTGGTTGATGGCGTTAAGATGATGAAGCAGGTAGTAAAGGAGACAAAAGAAGAGTACATAGCCACACAGCATGAAGGGTTGAATACGAGTACTAAAATGGAGGTACCGAGCTTTTTGGAGGGAATAATATTAAAGGGGATTAAGATTGGGATGGTGAAtatggaagaagatgatgttAGAGAGTGGAAGAGATTTGGACAGGTCATACCGATTCATTTCGACCGGGTTTCAGAGTTATTCAAATGGGAGGATTTATTTCCTGAATGGATTGATGAAGAGGAAGAGACTGATGTGCCGTTTTGCCCGGAGATACCAATGCCGGAGTACCAAATCTACGACAAGATGAACCTCGTCGTGGCTAAATTGCCTTGCAAGTATCCGGAAGAAGGGTGGAATAGGGAGGTGTTTAGGCTCCAAGTCCATCTCATAGCGGCGAATCTGGCTGTGAATAGGTGTACGAGTTTGCTGGGTTTAACTAAAGAAAAGGGTATTACAGGAAATTAG